A region of the Denticeps clupeoides chromosome 12, fDenClu1.1, whole genome shotgun sequence genome:
TAAACAGATCATTTCATGTCTGCATCTCTAGGAAACCAAAGCCTGTGTCGAGGAACTAAACAGCCTGTTGAAAATTGAGCCAAAGAACACGGCCGCACAGAAACTACTTAGCGAGGTGCAGAAGAATAAGTGATTGTGTAATGCGAGTGCCTGTAACATGGGGGACCCAAATTTGACCCAAGTGCCTGTTCATGGTCCAGGTTGTTTGAAGGCTTTCACCTCATGTTTATCTGGCTGTAATTATACCCTATTCTTTTGTACAAATTGGGCCACTTGTGTGTCTAACTTTCTTCGTTCATTGTTCGTGTCAACTTTGGTAAGGCGTGGATTTGTGGATCAAAACATAACTACTGAAAAATGTTATTACTGCGCTGTGTTAGTGTTCTTTTAGGGCAATGCATGTCTTTGTAGCTGTGACCCAACAACACCGCCCATCTTTCAGAATCATTTCCCATCAATTAAAAGTTTGGTTTATTGGGAAAGAGTTGTTTgcttttttcacttctgcaaAGGGACTTAAAAATGTTCACGAGACTCATTTGAATGGGATCATTGATGCAACTTCACCATCTTGAACTGTGTTGCCTGAACAGTCATTGTTTTGTGCCAGATGCATGGAATCCAGACTACCATTTTTAGACATGTTCTCTTACTGTGCActgtttttatataataaaagtgTTATggatattcatttcatttgtccaTGGCTGCAATATGCATGGCTTCCAAGATCATTTGTTTGATGGCCTGAACTATGGTGAGGTGAAACCAGCCTAAATCTGAATTCAGGCCGAGTGGTAAAGGATAGAGGAGTGCAAAAGGAAGAATTGCTAACACTGCCTGCATTAAAGTAGCTACATCTATTTAATAAAGAACCTGGTATTGTAAGGAACAGTTGCTGGGACTAATAATGCCATTTCACATTGTACAcaatctgtatttgtgtgtaagGACTAGTAATTGTAAAGTATGAAAAGATGAGTGGAAGGGGGGCTGCTGTGGTGAAACGTCACTGACCTTGCCCATTTGTGCAAGATTCATGGTTTCTTCCTTTAGACTTTTCTGTACTGTGTAAAATTGCAGATGGACATCTCAATGATAAATCGGGTCGCTTATCCACAACTTTCTCAATAACTATTCAGCAGATCATTTGATCGCTATGTCAGGAACATAAAAGTAGACTACAGATTTTTAGACTATAATTTTTGTCTCaagaatggttaaaaaaaagaaaaagtgaatatTCATTAAATCAGTTATTGTTTTGCCACAAATATCATTCATGAGAACTCAGGTTTTTGTGTGGTGCCAGTTCTCACCACCAGAAATAATTTATTTCCAAAGGCTAACTTGTCAGTCTCTGTAGTGTTACTTTTCACATTAGTTTACATATTCATTCTGCTATTCTGTTGAATGTTATAGTCTGATGGAacctaaaaaaaatgcaggctTTACACTAACCCCAATAACTACTTAATTGCACAACAATTGGATCTAGAATATTATTTAACTTAGTGACATTTGGGCAAGCATGGAGGCCATTCACAAATAATCAACAGACTTTAATCTGAATTATTATTCTGTACTTTAATGGAATTTTCCAATCGAATTGAAGTGTGTAATGCAAATTTGAACATATTTTGGAGTATGTGATGTAACCAAATAAGTGGCAGTGGTgccttagcgggtaaggaagcggacccataatcggaaggttgtgggttcaaatccctactcgccaaggtgccatccacacacactgccccctgggtgcctatcatggctgcccactgcatcACTATGACAATCAAAAGCAAATGGTCGTGTAAATTAAAGGCAAACTGAGATCTTAAAAATAAACCATGGAAATTTGGAACTGATAAaacttttatttcacttttaaattgTCTTTTACACTTTCCTGATTATAACATGTAAGGTGAAACTAGAACTGTTTTAAAAGACATACACAAATCTAGTATTACGTCAataaccatttttttccccattttatatttttgtaagcTATTCTAAATTTTCACAACCACGTGCGCGCTAAGCAATAAAACCGTCACAGAAGCAAACTTTAGGCAGAATACtggtcagtaaaaacaaagcaaGAGGAGATACCAGATATACAGACAGGCTCGGTTCCACATTCACTactgcttttctcttttttttcttttttcttttttaaatcaagcGGAGAGTAACTGCCATTTGTTCAGCTAAGGGGGAGACTTCTCTTCAGTGCATGAAACATCGTCTTCAGCAAGACAGTCTGAGACATGAATTCTACACCTAAGTGGAATGTTATGACGATGACAAGGTATTGTGACACTGAGTGAATTCAGCTACCTGTTTAATCTTTGtgttcttccaaaaaaaaaaaaaaacttccgaCAGACATTGAGCCACAACACCACCAATCTCACTCTCCGACTCGGCCCTGAGCACAAGCCAGATGCGAAGAAGCCCTCCTACATCCATATTCCCTCCTTCAGCATGACTTCACTTTGATAAGGGAACATCGTGCCGACTGATCAGTGTGTATGGTCAATTTAAGGCCTGTGGGACAGGCTTAAACCAGGGGTGGGTGGAGTAGGGGGGGATGATTTAAAAATTAAGTAACGGCTTCAAGGAGTTTCTTTGCAAGCAGGTTTTACAACataaaattaacacaaatttaTATTTAGTTCTAAAATTGTGTACAATTTAcagtattattttatattttagattcagtgAAGTGTGAGTTATGCAaggaacgggggggggggggcatttaaGAACAAACAGGGATCACTGTTCAGATGTTAAACAGCACCTTTATGTTAACTGTTCATGGACAGCACAAAATAGTGCTCCAGTTTGTTCAAAAAGGTCTATATTCCTAAAATGTTACAATATGAtggaatgtctttttttaactgAACAGTGGAATGGAAACAATGGAAAAACCTAGGGTCccttttattcaacttttaggtttgtatgcaaaaataaaaatggtgtaCATTACACAGCATTATGCATATTAGTCAGTGTCACAATACAGCCTGTTCTACCATTCTGTATGAGGCCACAGCAGAATTGTACTGTTACTCAAACCATACAGTCCCGGATTTTAACAACCACAATATATTCATGGAAATGTTGGGAGGAAAAAACTAAGCAATCACAGTGTTTAAattaaatggacattttaataatcattcttttttttaataaaaccagcAAATGCCAGTAACACTAGGCTAGCAAAAAGGGGGCTACTTTAACATTTAACTTGTTAATTTATAGAACAtatatcttttttaaaaaataaaaaataataataaagaagagTCAGGGTCAAAAATAGTGGCCATACGATTAATTGGGGTAAGTTACTACTGATTTGCTTTGCTCCCTCTCAAATCACATACACGACTTGACCTGCTAACAAGTGAGTGCTACCCTGTCGCCTCAGACATCTCTGAGAAGGGCACCACTGGTAGGGCAGGTACAATTCATGCTGCTTGTCATACAGAAAGGGGTGGTGGGGCAGATGGAGCAGGGATGTATGGGCTGTATATGTGTAAGATAAGGGTGTGGGTGGATTAACAGTGAAGTGCAACGCCTTTAGTTTTCTCCCTCGCCGGCATCCCCCTCGTCACCCTGATTTTCTGATGTCCACAGCTGCAGAGAGGAGAAAGCAAAGGAAACAGATATATGGAGTTATTCCCTCGTAAGGACTTTGGACTTGTATCACGGACACTGAAATGCAATTAAGGCCAGGACCGTCCTTGTCCGAGAAACTAGGCCAGAAAACGGGCAGATATGCCGTAACGCAGGTCAGTCGTGCATTGCCTGGCAACACTTACAGTGAGGTTGTCCCTTAGTAGCTGCATGATCAGAGTGCTGTCTTTGTAGGAGTCCTCGTTCAAGGTATCAAGCTCAGCGATTGCTTCATCAAAAGCCTTGAAGAGACAAATGTAAGCATTACTTTTCACTGCACACCACTTTTAAAAGGTAATGTTTTGTCACGGAATGGAAAGGAACTTCTCTGTGCACAAAACACCAAAGCCTGACAGGAAATAGTATTTCCTGTAAACAGTCCATTGGCAAGATACTTGCGAGTATTGATCTGAGATGGAGCCGGAAAGAGCGCCGGGCACTCACCGTCTTTGCCAAACTGCAGGCCTGCTCGGGGGAATTGAGGATTTCATAGTAGAAGACGGAGAAGTTGAGAGCTAAACCCAGCCTGATGGGGTGTGTTGGCTGCATCTCCTTCTTGCTGATTTCAAACGCTTCCTGGTAGGCCTGCTGGGAATTGTCCACCGTGGCTGTGACAAAAATAACAAATCGGgataaaacaaaagcacaatCTGTGTAGATTCATGTTGAAGAGGTCTGTGTCTAGCCTCCTCAAAAACTATGTAATAAATCACTTCCTTACTCTTCTTTGAGTCTCCAGATGCCACTTCAGACAGGTATCTGTAGTAATCTCCTTTCATTTTCAGGTAAAACACTTTACTCTCTGCCTGACTAGCGTTGACAATTAGGAAATTGTCGAGGAGGCCCTGCAACGAAGCAAAATCAGACAGCAGACGTATAATGAATCAAAACCAATGCAAACCCCCTATTTacagaaaactaaaaaaaacctGACCAAAGCAACGGCCAAGTCCCTCACCAGCACATCGTTGCAGATGTCTTGCAGCTCGGCCTCGATCTTCTCGCGATACTCGCGGGCCATCTGCTGTTTCTTCTCGTTGCCCTCCGTCTTCTGCTCGATGCTGGAGATGACGCGCCAGGAAGAGCGGCGGGCGCCCACCACGTTCTTGTAGGCCACCGAGAGCAGGTTGCGCTCCTCGTTGGAGAGCTCGTGGCCCTGCTCCGTCACCGCCTTCATCGCCGTGGCCATGTCATCGTAGCGCTCTGCCTGCTCGGCCAGCTTTGCCTTCTGCACCAGGTCGCTCTTGTCCATGTTTCTGCTCACaaataaattaaagcacattaatgattaatatacaattttttatatatatatatatatatataaaaattctagttTAACTACgttttatgtaaataacaatcATCTATACGACATGAAAGTAATGGCCCCGGGTCGCCCCCAGGCAGAGGTCGGGATGAGGAAGACTGTAAAAATGCTAAACTAGAAAAAGGGATATGGTCAACTTCCGTTCAAGGCACAACTTCGGCCACCCCCGCCGGACTAGGACCGAAGCCAGACCACCTTCCCGCCTAGCTTAGCCTGCTAACCACCGGCCAGGAAACGATCCAGATTACGAGGGGCGGACCGGAGACTTTCTCCTTGTTTGCCGGGTGCTCGTACCAACGCGACACGCCCAGGGCGTCAGCACAGCGACCAGAGCCGCGTTATCTAGCCGATAACCAGGTAAAGGTGTCGGGGGAGGAGGGGTGGCGCGGGGTTGAGCGAGCTCACCTCagaacgcaaaaaaaaaaaaaaaagaataaaaaagtaaaaagtcagcCTGCGTGAAATTGACAGACGCGGCTAAACATCTGCATCAATATCCGCGTGTAGTCAGTCCACCTTTTCTGGACGCCATAACAGTATTTGAAAGCGAAAAAACACGGCTGACTTTTCATGTGTTTAGTTCAAGGGCCGAGTGTCGGGGAATCacgaaatgtttttttataaaaaaaaaaaaaaatgcaccttGAGAGGATTTGCAATTATTCCTCACGTAGATCTTTGCAGGCttgatttttgttatttaaatttCTTGACCATAATAACAAGGCAGTGAAAAAATGGCACGGTGATACAGTATAAAGGCTCAAAACGTGTCTGTAACGATCGTGCTAAGTAGGGTACGTGGCGGCGATTGAACTCGCAACAGGGCCAAATTAACGTGGTGACACGCCGAGGGTCTTGACATCACCGTCCGctcgctcaaaaaaaaaaaaaaaagtgacttagCCAAACTAGCGTGACAAGCAAAATACCAGAACCGCGTACGTCGAAACGGGCCAAAGCGACGTCCATTCGGTTTAAATCAAGCCGGCCGCGTCGGGTGTCGTCCCCCGATGCAGAGCCCCGAGTGCCAGGCGCGCACGCCGCAGAGCAGCCGCACTGCAGCGCCCGCCGCCCGAGCGGAAGCAGCTAGCGGCAGGCTAGTCCGATGTAGCTTCCCGGCCGCTCCGCGGCAGCTACGCCCTCTCGCTCGTGGTCCCTTGTGGAATTTTAAATatcggttttttttttaacgcgaCCCCGGCACCCACGGCGACGGGACGGGACCCTGACGGCGGAGCTGGGCCGGGGCGAGCGGTGACATTTTATTGTCGTCACACGCCTCGGCCTAAGTCCTTGTACCCAGCCCCAAACCACAATGGGCACCTTCCGCCATTGACAACGATGGGTACCATTGTTACGCTAttagcgcccccccccccgacacaAATATCCAGCCCTTCCTCGGTTCTACGCGCTGTCAGCGTCCCTCACACTTAAAACTCACGTTTAAAACGTATTTTCAATCTTCCCGTTTTTCCCTCTGAACGATGGGGGTATCAAGCCGTCCTCCGCTTCGCTGCTCGGGATGTTCGGGGCAGTACCACTTCCGCCTGCGCTGACACTTCCGCTTCCTCTAAGCCCCACCCTCCCCCGCCAGTATCTATAGTAACCCCAATCCGGGGTTTCCTAGGCATTTCACAGGGCAGCTAACGTCACGACGACCATGGTAACTATTGTGGGGTGACGTCGCTAATCACCATAGTAACAGTTACTAGGAGGCGTGTGACAGCTCTCTGAATTTCAAATATGTCAAACCTTACAAAATCACATCTTAAAATCATGCCTTTCAATTAATAGTAAACATTCAGATTTTCTCAGAAGATATTAATCACTACGCCACTCATTATTACTGCAAAGGACTTAAGATGCAACACAGGTTAACGGAGAGGTTTTAGACAGATGTGTTTCTTTTATAATTACATCTAAGTCCGTTAACACATTAAGACACTCTGTCTGTGTGAAgggatgttgttgttgtgaatgTTGATGACAGTGTGCCTGCTGATGTTCCACGGTGCATGATGAGTGTGGGTCTGCGGCGCAGACAGTATTAACGAAAGCAAACATATAGTTCAGCCGAGTCGCCTTTAAGACGCTTGCAGGATAATTTTCCAAGGTTTCAGACAAGCGGTACACGTTTACATCTCACCGTTTCCCTCTATCAGAATTGCAAATTTGGCCTTTAGAAGTTCAGAGTCTTCACTCATTTCTGAAGTCATTACATATGGACGTGATGCACAGGCCAGCTTTTCAGAAAGCATCTGTTTCTCCAGCTAATAGCGCACTACTTCTGTTAAGCTTATGCCACTGCATCACATCTTCATTCAAATTGTCCAATTGATCTACAAAGGCAGCACTAATGAGTTAtggattatatatttttttacctgtATATAAATTGAACATTTATATACAGTCGTTATTTaaaggagagagagactgcATGGGgcaattaatattattattatatattttttaccaaTTCTGGCCAGAAGTTCATCAGGTATGATTGTTAAATTACTAAATGCAGGGCTGGAAGGAAGGCTTTGTGATACTGGTGTATTGCCAGCAGAGTGTAGTGGAGACTGTGGAGACTGTTTTCATCGTTTCTGGGTCCGAAATGGCATTGCTTGTTTCTCTGGAGTAGAATTTATAAGGCAGTCAGCTGCATAATGGTCATATACTGAATGTGGGGGCCGCTGGTGAAACTGCAGTTGGTACATTTGATTACAACTGAGGTTGATCTAAACAGTGCTGTCTTATTTAACTGCACAGACACTTACAATTAGTTATTAAaagttattaataaataatatgataAACTATATacaaaaaggtcaaatttgCAGGTAGAAAACAAACATTAGACCTGGGTTGAATCATCTTTTTCTGGAGGTGGAAACCTTTAATTGGTTCATTGGACACTATTCGGTTGCGCTTTGGACCTTTTCTTCCAAGACATTCACTCCTGATCAGCTGAATGGACAATATGTGATAGTTCTCAATCAATCACCGTAAAATCCTTAATCCCCACCAAGAGATGACTTCATCTCTTTATAAATTATTAGTAGACTTGCTGATGAAAACAGCCCAACAGCATGGTGATGCCTCacagtttttaatgttttatgaatGTTTAGTAACTCACTGTGCTAGACTTGTAAAATCGGATCACAGAGCATCAGTGTTTTGTAAAGGGACACTAATAGGTTTTAATGTATCTTGAAATATCTAatactgttcttttttaaatgcaattttatgCACCGATAAAAGCTGttttgaataataattttttctttcatttttaatttcacaatgttttatttttgaacaTGCAATCATGTATAGGACATGAAATGTAGAGAGAAATGTGGGAACCAAATGAActaatgagaaataaataaacacaaaatcatGATAGATGACTGatttcactgaaataaatgtgtcctatgcaaACATaagcatattattattatattagaaTGTATATGATGTTATGTAATATTACAGGCAGAAATTTTAAAAACTTGTAGATGACTTGTATAatgataaattaattaaaactgaAGATTATTCCAAACATAATCTTTAAACTGTAAATACTAAACTGTAGCAAAGCAATATAATTGTAGTTCTAACATACATCAATAGACtacataaaatacaattacatgGATCAATACATCAAAAATGGACTGAAATATCTGAATTCTGTGGGCTTGTCGTGGTAGACATGTGGAATGGCATGGCATGTGGAGGCTGCaattctgcagcaccagcagagggcaCACATGTGGTGGCACAGCACTGCTTCTCCGAAAGAGCATTGTGAAATTTGAAATAGAGAAATTGCAGggagatattttaaaatatatttatataaattacgCCATACTGCATTTTTTCACGCAACGGggcaaaggaaataaatacacTCTATTACATTgcaaaaagaaagacattttcaGGGCTAACATATTTGTCTACTGTAAAATAAAGATATCGAAGAAGGAACACACTGTAATACCAATAAAGGCAGTACTGAGTAAAATAAAGTGACAGACTTTTATATTAGCAGGATGAATGCACTTGACACATTGCAAAGAGGACATCTAAAAATTGTGTGACATCAAATCACGTGAACCTGTCATCAACAAAACCAAACTGGGCACTGGCCGCTTGACCCTTGCTTTGGTCCATGTTTCTTTACGTGCACTTTGTTTTGTGCATGAAAGTTTTCATCCTTGTACTTACAGCTGGCAGCACTGGGCAAAGATGTCCGGGGGATAAAAGTGGCATGAAGAATTTAACATTCCTTCAACTGCGAGAGTCCATTTCTATTCTTATTCAATTACTGACATATATAGATCAGTACTGAGTTCACAATGTCAAAATGTTAACATTCATGTCACCAAAGGCAAAAACCTTTATTGTGTGCATTTCTGAAGTGACCAAGTATTTTTCAAATACTTACTCTATATCAAATATCCATAATATCCATAGAACTCTGACTGTGCTGTATATTATTGTTATACTGcacaatgttattattattttcttgtttgtcCTGGAATTCCaaccagatttaaaaaaatttttttgatCCATTCTTGTTACATTCACATaataaaatgaactgaaataaGTTAAAAGATTAAAGTTGATCATTTGTGCTCCTGTGTCCACAGAAAGAAACATCTGACCTTCAGACAATGTTTCCATGTGAGGGTGTCCCTGCAGCGGCCTAAGTTACCTTTTCCAGTGCAAACTGTAGGAATACGTTATTACCAGAGAATCCCGAGCCTTCTCCCCAGTCACGATAAGACACTGGCTTGTtctgtgaatttatttatttgggataaagacaaaaaagaaaagctgcacGTCcctatttaataaaaaaaattaaatacacaatTTTGGTTAAAACATTTAACCTTCTAAAGATAtactttttttgcattgaatCCAGGTAGTTTTAAAGTACTGGCTGGAAGAATATGCCATACTTCTTTAACAATCTACTTATTTCCCGTATGACCATCATGACGGATATGAAATTTAATTTGCCGCTTTATTGCTACAGGGTTGTGTAAACCTCCCTGTGGTCAACTGGACCCAGACACTGATGAGGAGCCACTTCTGCACATGCATCGTCTTATATTTCACAGAGAGCAGATCGAAGATGAACATATTAAAAGCCAATGCTCTTACATATTCAAATCAAAACCAGCAAACAACAAAATATGGGTGTAAAAGGAATTAATCAGTGTTTGGATTTATTAACGTTTACTGCCTGTGACACCAGCTGCTGCGCCCTTCTGGTGATGATGGCCCATAGCTGAGATCAGAGCCGGGTCCGTGTAGTTCTGAGAAGGACATACAGTAATTATGAACGGAGTTCAATGCTGGTAAAGTTAAAGCCATGTTAAAGGCCATGTCCCTTTGTCTGCTTCTATACCtttattttatgcttttatttgGTCAGCCTCATAACAGGTCAAAAGTATGTGTTCTATTGGAAGATTTAAGACAAAACGGAACATTTAACCTTTCTAATTGTGCAAGTTAATGAATACAGAATGTCAGCTGCCatgatggcctagtggttaaggaagtggctccgtaatcagaaggttaccagttcGATTCCAtgagccaccaaggtgacactgagatgccactgagcaaaacaccgtacccacacactgctccccgggcgctcgtggctgcccactgctcaccaagggtgatggttaaaagcagaggacacattttgtgtgtgctcatacacagcacacggtgcacacagcaaaatgtgtcctctgcttttaaccatcacccttggtgagcagtgacaatcacttcactttcatgaaccACAAGGAATCTGGACACTGCACCATACCTTTAACAATGCACTTTTGGATGGTATACGAAGCCCTCGTCCCTGTTAAGGGTGACACCGGCCTGCTGGGAACAATCCCTCTCATTCCGACTTCATCCCACACCTAGAAAAGCTGGTAGTCCTTTTTTTACAGGCCTCGCGCTatgtgtttctttgtttttgtgtcctttgctgcctctctgtcccctcTGCGTTACAGGTGTCCTGTTCCACTTGGTGCCCTAGACAATTGCCTGCTTTGCATAGCCAACCATAACTAAGAAACAAATGTACAAtatctttctttccttttgcaCATCAAGACAACAGACAATGCGTCCCATCACAACCCAGAATGCAGCGTTAAATCTATCACCACCATACGTTAAAAAAAGGCTGCGGTTGCCTTTGCCAAGTACGCTATCCTAAATTTATTAACAGGCATTCATCAGTGGCTTACAGCCCGGGTGCTTAGCCATATGAGATGTCAGGCCCATGGCCTAACTTAAAATATTGTTATGAAAAGTCTGCCTTCCGTCTGAGTCAGCAGCACATTATGGCAAGTGTGCTGGAGCATGCAATTCCCTGGCAAAATTAATTCCCGCTCTCCAGGTACCCGGCACCGGGTGGGAAACACAGCTGTTTGCCTTATTGGCTTCTCAGCAGCTCCTTCCTGGTAAATGGAAAGGGTCGGGGTGCATCTGTGCCCTTGGATTTGACAAGAGGGGAAGAGGAGGGAGCGGAACAAATTGGGTAATTGTACCAGCAAGACGCAGCAATGCTACGGCGGGTACCTGTGGATTGCTGagtccatttacatttgcacagtTTGTGTCTTTCAATGTGTCAATTTTCTTGATGGAAAGAAAAATTGCGGAATGGCGCATTCCTTCCTCGCAAATGGAAAAAAGCAGACTTTTATCAGTCGTTTCAAAAGTAATCGGGAATAATGTTATTCTGAACCACTGCATAATTTATGGCATGTTTCACAGCATTATATAATTGGGGTGGAGTGAAAGGCAGACGCctgtaaatcatttttatagaatatgaaatattcatgggCATAAATTCTTTTGTTCCAAACCAATAATCAGTGCGGCGGCAGTGCTGATGGCCAGGCGCGAACCGAACCTGGAGTGGGTCGTGGGAggttcagataaaaaaaaggacCTTGTTAGAGCCCACTACAAAGTGGAAGGGGACGTCATTAGTGGCGGCCGCCGCTGAATTAATGAACATGTAGTGTTCATTTGCCACGTGCACGCGGCGAGTGGCGTGGCGATAAATCTCACGAGGGGCCAGTCGATGCGGTAGACAACTTACCCTGTTTCTAGGTCAGACTGATACATGTTTCTGTGGaaaccgagagagagagagagagcgagagagagagagagggaggggggacgACTAATTATTCTCTGTCAGGACGGTAGATCTACCTGGCTGTGCCACTGCCTCGCTGGGTAAAGCTGTGCAGGGAGGCAGGTGATGAGGGAGGCGGACATGAaggggaggagcaggaggatgtCGAGCACTCAAAGACGGCTCAATGTCACAAATGTTGCCCAGGAGAGCTTGTGATGCGGCGGTGAGGCTGCCTCAGACAGTCACTAATGAAACACAGGGCTGCACCATCCTTTTTTTGTCTCCCCGCATTGACTCACACCtgaaaaaggagggaaaaaatacCGCCATGACCTTTGCTGTAGTCAGGCAGAGTAAGCACAAATTACTCAAGGATGATTTATGTTTGGCCTGCACCTAAATCCCAAAGCATCAGCAACTGCTAACCACCAAGCGCTGGACCCAAAGTAACTCCCTGCCAACGTCATCAGACTTGGGCTTTCTTTAAGGCATGATTGGgcgtgtgcttgtgtgagtgtgcgtgtgtgtatcaTAAATAGTTTAGCATAAATAACTACATTTACTACGTTGTAGCAACTGATTAATAAAGAGGAGCAATCTGGGCCACACATTGCTCACTgctaacacacaaaaaagacacCTCCAAACACAGCCTAGCAGTAGAAAAAATAAGCCAGGTATATGTGGTGTATGAAAAGCACAAAAACCTGCACAACCAACAGCTATTTCTAAGCCATATCAGGCAAGATAAATCAAAGCCATATGCAAACCATAttacacataataaaaaaacccaggcacatatttttcatgtttcattgCATGCAAAACTGTATATTTGTTATCTTTTGACTTCTTCTCTGGGAATGACTAAAAAGGTCCCTGTTAACCTTCTTATTGCTCATGATGACAGTCAAATATACAGCCAGCAGGCCACATCTGTCCCGTTGGTCTTTTTAATCAAGCCTGCCGAAGATTGGTACAGGATCGCCCCAAATCAGATCATAATTATGACTTCTACCATTTCACCTTGACGTTCCACCAGATGTCAGGGTTTTTACACTGGCTTGCAAGGTAAATTGTCAGTACCCAATCCATACCACTTGCACGGTCGGTTCTGTGTATGCGCCGAAAACCCCCATGTTATGGTCTAAACCTAACACCTAACGCATGTGCAGAACCGATTGGGCAAGTGGTACAAATTGGGCACTGACAATTCATTTCTATTAGAgtgagaaagaggaagaaaggtTGAGGAATC
Encoded here:
- the ywhaba gene encoding 14-3-3 protein beta/alpha-A: MDKSDLVQKAKLAEQAERYDDMATAMKAVTEQGHELSNEERNLLSVAYKNVVGARRSSWRVISSIEQKTEGNEKKQQMAREYREKIEAELQDICNDVLGLLDNFLIVNASQAESKVFYLKMKGDYYRYLSEVASGDSKKTTVDNSQQAYQEAFEISKKEMQPTHPIRLGLALNFSVFYYEILNSPEQACSLAKTAFDEAIAELDTLNEDSYKDSTLIMQLLRDNLTLWTSENQGDEGDAGEGEN